The following coding sequences lie in one Steroidobacter denitrificans genomic window:
- a CDS encoding LysR family transcriptional regulator: MFHWDDVRYFLALYRAGTVSGASKRLSVNYTTIMRRIRVLEAFVGAPLFKKQASHYSLTGKGQELLSTFEEIERSFTRLEQHAIQPCTSLRGVVRISLSESMLRLIALQLAGFQQLHPEIVWQLDMTNDFVDVNKGLADLHIFPRFAPFENIDRFERISLGRYRVRPYIHRNYPGRRSKPLYAHDVDWIAWDTSQITDELSRRPSSSLDVGLKIVAMASSGTVTLQLARAGLGAALAWDFLAGDDPELVSLDLPELTRSVEICLYALPETLRRAAVRAFADYLTNELATRNSPGHPTAASGS; this comes from the coding sequence ATGTTCCACTGGGATGATGTTCGTTATTTTCTAGCACTCTATCGTGCAGGAACCGTTTCCGGCGCTTCCAAGCGGCTATCCGTCAACTATACGACGATCATGAGGCGGATCCGTGTGCTGGAAGCCTTCGTCGGCGCACCGCTGTTCAAGAAACAGGCTTCGCATTACTCGCTGACGGGTAAGGGGCAGGAACTCCTGTCGACGTTCGAAGAAATCGAAAGATCGTTCACGCGGCTTGAACAACATGCGATCCAGCCCTGCACATCGCTACGCGGCGTAGTGCGGATCTCGCTGTCGGAATCCATGTTGAGGCTGATCGCCCTGCAGCTGGCCGGATTTCAGCAGCTGCATCCGGAAATCGTCTGGCAACTCGACATGACCAACGATTTCGTGGACGTCAACAAGGGTCTCGCCGATCTTCACATATTTCCGCGCTTTGCTCCGTTTGAAAACATCGACCGCTTCGAGCGTATCTCGCTCGGCCGCTACCGCGTCCGACCCTACATTCATCGCAACTATCCCGGCCGCCGCAGCAAACCGCTTTATGCGCACGATGTGGACTGGATCGCCTGGGATACATCGCAGATCACCGATGAATTGTCGCGGCGGCCTTCTTCCTCACTCGACGTCGGCCTGAAGATCGTCGCCATGGCATCTTCCGGCACGGTCACGCTGCAGTTGGCCCGTGCCGGCCTGGGCGCCGCTCTGGCGTGGGACTTTCTCGCCGGTGACGATCCAGAATTGGTGTCACTCGATCTTCCGGAACTCACCCGCAGCGTGGAGATCTGTCTCTACGCGCTTCCCGAGACGCTGCGTCGAGCCGCAGTCCGCGCCTTTGCGGACTACCTGACCAACGAACTCGCCACAAGGAATTCACCGGGACATCCAACCGCCGCCAGCGGCAGCTGA
- a CDS encoding nuclear transport factor 2 family protein codes for MNSRYLWAITAVLCAVIGYAAAGVDRESVEERLRSEAEIGRLAVNYAWAVDEKKIDAMMALFAENAVYDLSAYGHASVAGRAAIRELFLQSVFRAEQCSFSSISNLRTDIQGTRASGADYFVHLGYNNPNHGANTRHYVEGRHYYDFVKEKGEWKISRMQGQPTFERIESFPPAAMKHCP; via the coding sequence ATGAATAGCAGATATCTGTGGGCAATCACGGCGGTGCTCTGCGCCGTCATAGGCTATGCGGCCGCCGGCGTCGATCGGGAGAGCGTAGAGGAGCGGCTACGCTCGGAAGCCGAGATAGGACGGCTAGCCGTCAACTATGCCTGGGCCGTCGACGAGAAAAAGATCGATGCCATGATGGCGCTATTCGCCGAGAACGCCGTGTACGATCTGTCCGCCTACGGACATGCGAGCGTAGCCGGACGAGCGGCCATCAGGGAGCTTTTCCTGCAGTCGGTCTTTCGTGCGGAACAATGCTCCTTCAGCAGTATTTCGAACCTCAGAACCGATATCCAAGGAACGCGGGCGAGCGGCGCCGACTACTTTGTGCACCTCGGCTACAACAATCCGAACCACGGCGCCAACACCCGGCACTATGTGGAAGGCCGGCACTATTACGACTTCGTCAAAGAAAAAGGCGAATGGAAAATCTCGCGCATGCAGGGTCAGCCAACGTTCGAGAGGATCGAAAGTTTCCCTCCTGCCGCCATGAAACACTGTCCGTAG
- a CDS encoding TonB-dependent receptor — translation MINDRPSASCNTSPELLRSLLALALAATSMAAQAQTSIPAGSAGSAVLEEIVVTAERRETALQDTPISLAVMGVDQIKAIGAFEIRNISDQIPNVRINSVAGSQSNIGIGIRGVSATDTQLAMDPAVGIYLDGVYIGRHTGAVFDIVDLERIEVLRGPQGTLYGRNSTGGTINLVTRRPGDELAFAQTLTYGSEDFLRSTTRVNLPLSEQLAASLSYNHTQRDGYVDSLYSGKDLGGFKSDAARLALRWTPGERFTADYAFDWSQRQANNAFAQLVHVRPLQINLGGRFYEQLAAVSSPRRMQRLPLIQDSDDENSSHVYGHALTLEWRPTADLSVKSISSYRAWKENERGSSFGDVVAEADTVLNGSTGTYIPAGEWVSSFYSTRRDDQDQWSQELQLLGSAFEDRLTYTLGAYYFSEDGKEFNPTAYVLPAQFAFGSQPPATQGFLCADFVSATPCLGKSVRLGNPVFRYAVDNEAYALYGQATWGINDAVDFTLGGRWSRDRRSATLTTLFGGIQETVAGSKSWSDFSPSGNLSWKIRDGLNTYFKVSSAYRSGGFNARATTVASFLSPVDAETVVAYELGLKSEFWDRRARFNVALFDMDYKDRQVKQFEAGTGGSSQRFVNAGKSSARGVEMDFTVLPVEGLELRLSYGYLDVKYDEYITAISDPVTGLGTGVTADVSASASTLVHAPEHTGAASAEYTFPLTSYGTWALWAGATYASHRDFDPLLYLYTATPAHTLIDARLTLRDIPLQKGNLLVALWSRNLANKKVREWSIDFGTMGWAISTFGPERTFGIEAGYQF, via the coding sequence ATGATCAACGATCGCCCAAGCGCCAGTTGCAACACGAGTCCGGAGCTTCTAAGGTCACTGCTTGCGCTGGCGCTGGCTGCCACTAGCATGGCGGCGCAGGCGCAGACCTCGATTCCAGCCGGTTCGGCCGGCTCGGCGGTGCTCGAGGAGATCGTCGTTACCGCCGAACGGCGCGAGACGGCCTTGCAGGATACGCCGATCTCGCTCGCTGTCATGGGAGTCGATCAGATCAAGGCGATAGGCGCATTCGAGATCCGCAACATCTCTGATCAGATACCGAATGTTCGCATCAATTCGGTCGCCGGATCGCAGTCGAACATCGGCATCGGCATCCGGGGCGTCTCGGCGACGGATACCCAGCTCGCCATGGATCCCGCGGTCGGCATCTATCTCGACGGCGTATATATCGGCCGGCATACCGGCGCGGTGTTCGATATTGTCGATCTCGAGCGGATCGAGGTGCTGCGCGGCCCCCAGGGCACTCTTTATGGGCGCAACTCGACGGGCGGTACAATCAATCTGGTGACGCGCCGGCCGGGTGACGAACTGGCGTTTGCGCAAACCTTGACTTACGGCAGTGAGGATTTCCTTCGCAGCACGACCCGGGTGAATCTGCCGCTGTCTGAACAGCTGGCCGCCTCGCTGTCGTACAACCACACGCAGCGTGACGGTTATGTAGACAGTCTGTACAGCGGCAAGGATCTCGGCGGTTTCAAATCCGATGCTGCACGCCTTGCTCTACGCTGGACGCCGGGTGAGCGCTTCACGGCCGACTATGCATTCGACTGGTCGCAGCGTCAGGCGAACAACGCATTCGCGCAGCTGGTGCATGTGCGGCCGCTGCAGATCAACCTCGGCGGCCGTTTCTATGAGCAGCTTGCAGCCGTCTCATCGCCGCGGCGCATGCAAAGGCTGCCCCTGATCCAGGACAGCGATGATGAAAATTCGTCTCATGTCTATGGCCATGCGCTGACTCTGGAATGGCGCCCGACAGCCGACCTGTCCGTGAAATCGATCAGTTCATACCGGGCCTGGAAAGAAAACGAGCGGGGCAGCAGTTTCGGTGATGTCGTCGCCGAGGCCGATACCGTGCTCAATGGCTCGACCGGAACCTACATCCCGGCCGGAGAGTGGGTTTCGAGCTTCTACTCCACGCGCCGGGACGATCAGGATCAGTGGAGCCAGGAACTGCAGTTGTTGGGCTCGGCCTTCGAAGATCGGCTGACGTATACCCTCGGAGCCTACTACTTCAGCGAGGACGGCAAGGAATTCAATCCGACGGCGTACGTGCTGCCCGCACAGTTCGCCTTCGGCAGTCAGCCGCCCGCAACCCAGGGATTCCTGTGTGCGGATTTCGTCTCGGCGACGCCGTGTCTGGGCAAGAGCGTACGTCTGGGCAATCCGGTGTTTCGTTATGCGGTCGACAATGAAGCCTATGCGCTTTACGGGCAGGCGACCTGGGGGATCAATGATGCCGTCGATTTCACGCTCGGTGGCCGCTGGTCGAGGGACCGCAGGTCCGCGACCCTGACCACCCTGTTCGGCGGCATACAAGAGACGGTGGCAGGCAGCAAATCCTGGAGCGACTTCAGTCCGAGCGGCAATCTGTCCTGGAAGATCAGGGATGGCCTCAATACTTATTTCAAGGTTTCGAGCGCCTATCGCTCGGGCGGCTTCAATGCCCGCGCGACGACCGTGGCCTCGTTCCTGTCTCCGGTCGATGCCGAAACGGTGGTGGCGTATGAACTTGGCTTGAAGTCCGAATTCTGGGATCGCCGCGCCCGCTTCAATGTGGCGCTGTTCGACATGGACTACAAGGATCGTCAAGTGAAGCAGTTCGAGGCCGGTACCGGCGGCTCATCGCAGCGCTTCGTCAACGCCGGCAAGAGCAGCGCACGAGGAGTGGAGATGGACTTCACAGTGCTGCCTGTCGAAGGCTTGGAACTGCGGTTGAGCTACGGCTACCTCGATGTCAAGTACGATGAATACATCACTGCGATTTCCGATCCGGTGACCGGGCTCGGTACCGGCGTCACCGCCGATGTTTCCGCCAGCGCATCGACGCTGGTGCACGCGCCGGAGCATACCGGGGCGGCAAGCGCCGAGTACACATTTCCTCTGACCAGCTACGGTACCTGGGCATTGTGGGCGGGGGCCACTTACGCCAGCCACCGGGACTTCGATCCGTTGCTTTATTTGTACACCGCGACGCCGGCGCATACCCTGATCGATGCGCGCCTGACGTTGCGTGATATTCCGCTGCAAAAAGGCAATCTGCTCGTTGCGCTCTGGAGCCGCAACCTGGCAAACAAGAAGGTGCGCGAATGGAGCATCGACTTCGGCACCATGGGCTGGGCTATCAGCACCTTCGGCCCCGAACGCACCTTCGGTATCGAGGCGGGATACCAGTTCTGA
- a CDS encoding adenylate/guanylate cyclase domain-containing protein yields the protein MGKDIELAILFADVVGSTRIYEVMGDLLARDMVLTCVEIMRSATEQNHGTVIKTIGDEIMATFPTANDALNAASRMQHDINSRSELKVEGQAVAIRIGGHFGPVVLENRDIFGAAVHTANRMTSQAKAGQIMVTSAVVQRLAPEWRSAVRQIDVATLKGKSNEDELFEVLWQKEDATSMLPAIALGSGVARERQRPRRLRIRFQGREVLVDDANPTLAIGRAEENDVVVKGNLISRLHARIELNRNKFVLVDQSTNGTFVTTHEGEESFVRRDTAQLKGEGLIGFGRAPESGSSLILRYICEE from the coding sequence ATGGGCAAAGACATAGAACTGGCCATTTTGTTTGCCGACGTGGTCGGCAGCACTCGTATCTATGAAGTCATGGGCGATCTGCTCGCCCGTGACATGGTGCTGACCTGCGTCGAGATCATGCGCTCGGCGACCGAGCAGAATCACGGCACGGTCATCAAGACGATCGGCGATGAGATCATGGCGACGTTTCCAACCGCCAACGATGCGCTGAACGCCGCCAGCAGGATGCAGCACGACATCAACTCCCGCAGCGAGCTCAAGGTCGAAGGTCAGGCCGTGGCGATCCGCATCGGCGGGCATTTCGGCCCGGTGGTGCTGGAGAACCGCGATATCTTCGGTGCCGCCGTGCATACGGCGAATCGGATGACCAGCCAGGCGAAGGCCGGGCAGATCATGGTGACCAGCGCAGTGGTGCAGCGTCTGGCGCCGGAGTGGAGGTCCGCGGTGCGCCAGATCGACGTGGCCACACTCAAAGGCAAGAGCAATGAGGACGAATTGTTCGAGGTATTGTGGCAGAAGGAAGATGCCACGAGCATGCTGCCGGCAATCGCCCTGGGCTCGGGCGTCGCGCGCGAGAGGCAGCGGCCCCGCCGGTTGAGGATACGCTTCCAGGGACGCGAAGTGCTGGTGGATGACGCCAACCCCACGCTGGCGATCGGACGTGCCGAGGAAAACGATGTGGTCGTGAAGGGCAATCTGATCTCGCGTCTGCATGCGCGTATCGAGCTGAACCGCAACAAGTTCGTGCTTGTCGACCAGAGTACCAACGGCACTTTTGTGACGACGCATGAGGGGGAAGAGTCCTTCGTCCGCCGCGACACGGCGCAGTTGAAGGGAGAGGGTCTGATCGGTTTCGGCCGCGCGCCCGAGA
- the dusA gene encoding tRNA dihydrouridine(20/20a) synthase DusA: MARPKISVAPMLAYTDSHCRYFLRLLTPGALLYSEMITAAAIVRGDAQRLLAFDPAEHPLALQLGGCDARELAQAARIGEQFGYDEINLNCGCPSDRVRSGRFGACLMSQPALVADCIQAMREAVDIPVTVKCRTGIDPMPADAADEYGFLTRFIHRVAQSGCDVFVVHARRAVLGGLSPKQNREIPPLQYDVVERLRADFPALTLILNGGVRTLQAVREHLRVFDGVMIGREAYQNPYLMAQLHQAVCDPQWTAPSREQVIEQFVPYVQARLKEGHRLSGMIRHIQGLYAGLPRARSWRRFLVEQAARPAADTDVLVDSLRIVRAAA, from the coding sequence ATGGCACGACCGAAGATAAGCGTCGCGCCCATGCTGGCGTATACGGACAGTCACTGCAGATATTTTTTACGGTTGCTCACTCCCGGGGCCTTGCTGTACTCGGAAATGATCACGGCAGCAGCCATCGTGCGTGGCGATGCGCAGCGCCTGCTGGCGTTCGATCCGGCCGAACATCCGCTCGCACTGCAATTGGGCGGCTGCGATGCGCGCGAACTGGCGCAGGCGGCGCGCATCGGCGAGCAGTTCGGCTATGATGAGATCAACCTGAATTGCGGCTGCCCGAGCGACCGGGTGCGCAGCGGCCGTTTCGGCGCCTGTCTCATGAGCCAGCCGGCGCTGGTCGCGGATTGTATCCAGGCGATGCGCGAGGCCGTGGACATTCCGGTCACGGTGAAGTGCCGTACCGGCATCGATCCGATGCCTGCGGATGCCGCCGATGAGTACGGTTTCCTTACGCGGTTCATACACCGTGTCGCGCAGAGCGGCTGCGATGTTTTTGTGGTTCATGCGCGCCGGGCGGTGCTCGGAGGCCTGAGTCCGAAGCAGAATCGCGAGATTCCCCCGTTGCAGTACGACGTGGTCGAGCGTCTGCGCGCGGACTTTCCTGCGCTGACGCTGATCCTCAACGGCGGCGTGCGTACGCTTCAGGCGGTGCGCGAGCACCTGCGGGTATTCGATGGCGTGATGATCGGACGCGAGGCCTATCAGAATCCCTACCTCATGGCGCAATTGCACCAGGCGGTCTGTGATCCGCAATGGACGGCGCCCTCGCGGGAGCAGGTGATCGAGCAGTTCGTGCCCTATGTGCAAGCGCGACTGAAAGAGGGCCATCGCCTGAGCGGCATGATCCGCCATATCCAGGGCTTGTATGCGGGCCTGCCGCGGGCGCGTTCCTGGCGCCGTTTTCTGGTCGAGCAGGCAGCCCGCCCGGCAGCCGACACGGATGTGCTGGTCGATTCTTTGCGTATCGTGCGGGCGGCGGCATAA